One Rhizoctonia solani chromosome 2, complete sequence DNA segment encodes these proteins:
- a CDS encoding short chain dehydrogenase, which produces MNLSKGQAIAETLVQVTGGKSHIILCGRNKTAADKVFEKLLKNLGSKYEFEQCDATLMSNVRNTTSSLVERLPKLNYLVLSPGFVSLKGRDETSEGIDRKLALNYYARWKFIYDLMPLLEKAKERGEDARVLTVLSSGTNSKIDENDLDLKRGYGLKAAADSATAMNDFMVEDFAAQYPDIAFVHAHPGLVRTPSFHWSIRLFAPIIYLMSVSPADCAQWMLNGLLDPKFAKGPSFM; this is translated from the exons ATGAACCTTTCAAAAGGGCAAGCTATAGCAGAAACCTTGGTCCAAGTGACTGGTGGCAAATCTCATATTATCTTGTGTGGCCGCAACAAGACCGCGGCTGATAAAGTTTTCGAGAAACTTCTGAAGAACCTTGGCTCAAAATATGAGTTCGAGCAATGCGATGCTACACTCATGTCAAACGTACGAAACACTACATCGTCGCTCGTTGAGCGCCTTCCCAAGCTCAATTACCTGGTTCTTTCTCCTGG ATTCGTATCGCTCAAGGGGCGGGATGAAACATCAGAAGGGATAGACAGGAAGCTCGCACTCAACTATTACGCCCGCTGGAAATTTATATACGACCTCATGCCGCTGCTTGAAAAGGCCAAGGAGCGGGGTGAAGATGCCCGTGTTCTAACTGTCCTTTCCTCCGGCACA AATAGTAAGATTGACGAAAACGACTTGGACCTCAAAAGGGGGTATGGACTCAAAGCCGCGGCAGATAGTGCGACTGCCATGAATGATTTCATGGTTGAAGATTTTGCCGCGCAATACCCCGATATAGCATTTGTTCACGCACACCCTGGCCTTGTTCGAACTCCATCATTTCACTGGTCGATAAGGCTCTTTGCACCCATCATTTATCTGATGAGTGTGTCGCCTGCTGACTGCGCTCAATGGATGCTGAACGGACTCCTGGATCCAAAGTTCGCAAAGGGACCGTCCTTCATGTGA
- a CDS encoding ribosomal family S4e: MLDKLSGTYAPRPSPGPHKLRESLPLTIFLRNRLKYALTGREVTTIVAQRLIKVDGKVRTDNTYPTGYMDVISIEKSGEHFRLLYDVKGRFVIHRITPEEATYKLLKVRKTAVGARGVPYIVTHDGRTIRYPDPQIKVNDTVKFDITTGKITEFVKFDTGNLVMITGGRNMGRVGTITHRERHVGGFDIVHVKDVLDRTFATRISNIFVIGEGSKAWISLPKGKGTKLTIAEERDQRRRQRAAEA; encoded by the exons ATGCTGGACAAACTGTCTGGAACCTAT GCCCCCCGTCCCTCGCCCGGTCCCCACAAGCTCCGCGAATCCCTCCCCCTCACCATCTTCCTCCGCAACCGTCTCAAGTATGCCTTGACCGGCCGTGAAGTTACCACGATTGTCGCCCAGCGATTGATCAAGGTCGACGGCAAGGTCCGCACCGACAACACCTACCCTACCGGCTACATGG ACGTCATTTCGATCGAAAAGTCGGGCGAGCACTTCCGTCTCCTCTACGACGTCAAGGGTCGTTTCGTTATCCACCGCATCACTCCTGAGGAAGCTACCTACAAGCTCCTCAAGGTCCGCAAGACCGCCGTTGGTGCTCGTGGCGTTCCCTACATTGTCACTCACGACGGCCGAACGATCCGATACCCTGATCCTCAAATCAAGG TCAACGACACCGTCAAGTTCGATATCACGACCGGCAAGATCACCGAGTTTGTCAAGTTCGACACTGGTAACCTCGTCATGATCACTGGCGGCCGTAACATGGGACGTGTTGGTACCATCACCCACCGTGAGCGTCACGTCGGAGGCTTCGATATTGTCCACGTCAAGGATGTCCTTGACCGCACCTTTGCCACCCG AATTTCCAACATTTTCGTTATTGGTGAGGGCTCAAAAGCCTGGATCTCGCTTcccaagggcaagggcaccAAGCTCACCATTGCCGAGGAGCGCGACCAGCGCAGGAGGCAGCGTGCCGCCGAGGCGTAA
- a CDS encoding Retrotransposable element Tf2 protein has product MEPEPSPLALLKAITALTATVGSLQDQIRAQSQQIVELRAICKETADLLGDKDQGATQAKPGPLTGPVTPPTHSGGEAHTPGTVRPGLKAPFRPSRGTGFDSEEDKEPRHPKKEPQGTPRRHLGSLTPFDAGSSVKRPKMDLPDPYKGDTRGRKATQWLDRMLLWVALHRDQFDKEEQMVVWILYHMTDKAADWALPIIGTIIKGKGNPPTTIQALTAKFKEAFADPNAKRAAARKIAALTQTTTTSEYVTKFRNLMAELDWNTEAYIAQFVRGLHWKVKELLSTKDTIPDNNLEAIFAASIKIDNIRRENEENRPKKAPTKALVATTTSTTRVRLSEDPNYVTPEERDRRRASGLCVKCGQKGHGIKQCPNGWKATIKEVAKVAEDESGKESHIELHLPSVVEKYKIPKTQLENPQVVRMLDGTISQTGRIWHQVQLLVSANGHPHSIPFLVCPIGNTPAILGMTWLTQESPLIDWTLGTVTFPEHAQIASEEEADSDPLADLPSQYHEFAKVFGEEEFKVLPPHREYDIAIDLVPDAKLTPGPIYGMTDAESKALKQHIDEELATGKIRPSTLSAGAPVMFVKKADGSLRLVVDYRKLNDVTHKNVYPLPRQDDLMAKLRHAKLFTKLDLRWGYNNVRIKEGDEWKTAFRTKYGLFEYLVMPFGLTNAPAAFQHFMNDLFRDLIDVTVVIYLDNILIFSENPEDHPAHVKEVLSQLMKNQLFCKLSKCHFHVTTVDYLGIVISPSGFSMDQKKVEAVTSWPQPRTVKQVQAFLGFVNYLRRFIPNFSSVARPLHNLTKKETPWSWGNPEEAAFQELKTLVTRSPVLIHSNPDLPYYLETDASGVAMGAILSQRGEDNRLHPIAYMSKSFSGAEANYDTHDKELLAIIKALEEWRIFLEATDRPVQVFTDHRNLEYWMQARTFNRRHARWRVFLSDFNFEIHYCPGKQSGKPDALSRRSDYTDTPQEPEIMLPAEVFANTSEEELEIVTEVRNKLREDPSLEPIIQFLTEDADNAPPSIRKAYRDYDWEEDLLWYQGKLVVPDSEPLKERLLKEFHDSPLAGHPGQQRTLELLSRNYWWPGMKSSAKEWVECCPTCQANRQAHAPVIALKPLEVPPYPFHTISYDFITGFPKSNGHDAILVVIDSFSKFGHFIPTTKKVTSKGLAELFIGHVWKLHGLPIKTISDRGTTFTGKFLRALYQRLGIKPSFSSAYHPESDGQTERVNQFIEFYLRLYVAADHSDWASWLPLAEYAYNNAKHSATGKTPFELVYGQSPVMNPSNIPANVPEADHVADTLAQEWKEAEAALRMSKEKMAGNKGTIPEYSVGDKVWLDGKNVELRTNSNKLDPRRLGPFEITEKISSHAYRLKLPETLRIHNVFYVGLLSKAHESPSQPFPERPPPETIEGEEEYKVEQIIDSKRQQGKWFYLIKWKGYGPEDNSWEPEELLEHSQEEIKRFNQARLRKARDAAKSL; this is encoded by the exons atggaaccagaaccGTCCCCTTtggctctcctcaaggctatcacagccctcacagccactgtcgggtccctacaggaccaaatccgagCCCAGAGCCAACAAATTGTGGAGCtcagggccatatgcaaggagaccgcagACCTCCTCGGGGATAAAGACCAAGGAGcaacccaagccaagcctggcccattgactgggcctgtcactcctcccacccactcgggaggagaagcccacactccaggcacggttaggcctgggctcaaggccccgttcCGGCcctcaagaggaacgggatTTGATTCAGAAGAGGACAAAGAGCCAAGGCACCcaaaaaaggagcctcaaggaacgcctagaaggcaccttgggtcccttaccccctttgatgctgggtccagcgtaaaacggcccaagatggatctCCCCGACCCTTATAagggagacaccaggggaAGGAAGGCCACACAGTGGCTTGATCGAATGCTCCTTTGGGTTGCCCTCCACAGGGATcagtttgacaaggaggaacagatggtggtatggattttataccacatgacagataaggccgccgactgggccctccccatcatcggaaccatcatcaagggcaagggtaatcctccaaccaccatccaggccctaacggccaaattcaaggaagcttTCGCCGACCCCAACGCCAAACGGGCCGCCGCtaggaagattgccgcgctcACTCAAACAACCActacgtctgagtacgttaccaagttccgcaatcttatGGCGGAACTGgattggaacactgaggcgtacattgcccagtttgtgcgcggtcttcactggaaagtgaaggaactcctgtccaccaaggacactATCCCGGACAACAACCTTGAGGCTATTTTTGCTGCctccatcaaaattgacaatatccgtcgggaaaacgaggagaaccgTCCTAAAAAGGCTCCTACCAAGGCCCTGGTTGCCACAACCACCTCTACCACCAGGGTTCGCTTATccgaggaccccaactacgttaccccggaggaaagagATCGCCGCCGtgcgtctggcctttgcgtcaagtgcggtcaaaaagggcatggcatcaaacaatgtcccAACGGTTGGAAGGCAACGATCAAGGAAGTTGCCAAGGTAGCAGAGGacgagtcgggaaaaga gagccacatcgaacttcatctcccctcggttgtggaaaaatataaaattccaaaaacccaactcgaaaatccacaagttgtgagaatgttagatggtactatttcccagactggtcgcatatggcaccaggtacaACTCTTggtttcggccaatggccatccccactcAATCCCCTTTCtagtttgccccattgggaacacccccgccatacttggcatgacatggctcactcaggagtcacccctcattgactggaCCCTAGGCACCGTTACCTTTCCCGAGCATGCACAAATTGCCTCGGAAGAAGAGGCTGACTCGGACCCTCTAGCAGATCTCCCTtctcagtaccatgagtttgctaaagtatttggcgaggaggaattcaaggtctTACCTCCCCACAGAGAATATGACATCGCAATAGACCTTGTTCCTGACGCCAAATTGACCCCAGGTCCTATATATGGAATGACCGATGCAGAATCTAAAGCCTTAAAACAGCATATCGACGAAGAGttagcaacaggcaaaatccgcccAAGCACCTTGTCGGCCGgagccccagtcatgtttgttaagAAAGCGGACGGCTCCCTTAGGCTGGTAGTGGACTATAGAAAGCTAAACGACGtcacccacaaaaacgtGTACCCCCTCCCTAGGCAGGACGATCTTATGGCCAAGCTCAGGCACGCAAAGCTATTCACAAAGCTAGACCTacgatggggttacaataatgtcaggatcaaggaaggtgacgaGTGGAAGACAGCttttagaaccaaatatgggctgtttgaatacttagtcatgccatttggactcaccaacgccccagccgcatttcaacactttatgaacgacctgttcagggacctgatTGACGTCACGGTGGTAATTTACCTGGACAatatcctcatcttctcagaaaacccAGAAGATCACCCAGCCCACGTCAAAGAAGTATTGTCACAACTTATGAAGAACCAACTCTTCTGCAAATTGTCGaaatgtcatttccacgtcactacaGTTGATtatcttggcattgtcatttccccctcaggcttctccatggatcaaaagaaggtAGAGGCAGTTACATCTTGGCCTCAACCcagaacggtcaaacaggtccaggcattCTTAGGCTTTGTTAACTACCTCCGACGGtttatccccaacttcagctctgTTGCGCGCCCCCTGcataacctcaccaaaaaggaaaccccctggtcatggggaaaCCCAGAGGAAGCAGCCTTCCAGGAGCTAAAAACCCTTGTCACCCGGTCACCCgtcctcatccattccaaccctgaCCTACCCTACTATCTagagacagacgcatcaggggtagctatgggagccatactgAGTCAACGAGGGGAGGATAACCGACTTCATCCaattgcctatatgtccaagtccttctcaGGCGCCGAAGCAAACTATGACACGCACGACAAGGAACTGTTAGCTATCATCAAGGCACTAGAGGAATGGCGAATCTTCttagaagcaacggacagaccGGTACaagtcttcacggatcataggaacctggaatattggatgcaggcacgaacattcaaccgcagacatgctagatggcgcgtattcctaagcgatttcaactttgaaatacattattgcccaggaaaacaatcaggaaagcctgACGCCTTATCCAGGAGGTCAGACTACACGGACACGCCCCAGGAGCCGGAGATTATGTTACCAGCCGAGGTATTTGCCAAtacatcagaagaggaactcgagattgtcacagaagtcCGGAACAAACTAAGGGAGGACCCATCCCTAGAAcctatcatccaattcctgacagaagatgcTGACAACGCGCCTCCCTCTATCCGGAAAGCCTACcgggattatgactgggaagaagacctcctATGGTACCAAGGGAAACTAGTAGTTCCAGATTCAGAACCCCTGAAGGAGCGGTTGCTAAaagaattccatgactccccactggcaggacacccgggCCAACAGAGAACCCTGGAACTTCTAAGtcgtaactactggtggccgggCATGAAATCAtctgccaaagaatgggtggaatgttgtCCCACATGTCAGGCTAACCGCCAAGCCCACGCCCCGGTCATTGCCCTCAAGCCACTGGAAGTTCCGCCTTAcccgttccacaccatctcctatgacttcatcacaggattccccaagtcaaatggtcacgatgcaatcctggtagtcattgactccttttCAAAGTTTGGTCACTTTatcccaactaccaagaaggTTACATCAAAAGGATTAGCGGAATTGTTCATTGGgcatgtgtggaaactccatggatTACCAATCAAGACAATATCAGACAGGGGGACTACGTTCACAGGGaagttcctaagggcactctATCAACGCCTTGGAATAAaaccatccttctcatcagcctaccacccggagtcagatggacagacagagAGGGTAAACCAGTTCATCGAGTTCTACCTGAGGTTGTACGTTGCGGCAGACCACTCGGACTGGGCCTCCTGGCTACCATTAGCGGAATAcgcgtacaacaacgcaaaACACTCCGCtactgggaaaaccccctttgaattGGTATACGGACAAAGCCCTGTCATGAATCCATCTAACATCCCAGcaaacgtaccagaagccGACCATGTGGCAGATACCCTTGCAcaggaatggaaagaggcagaGGCAGCTCTAAGAATGAGTAAGGAAAAAATGGCCGGAAACAAAGGGACAATACCGGAATACTCAGTGGGAGACAAAGTCTggttagatggaaaaaacgtggagcttagaacaaattccaacaaactggaTCCCAGACGACTAGGTCCATTCGAGATCAcggaaaaaatctccagtcatGCGTACCGCCTGAAGCTCCCAGAAACCCtgagaatccacaacgtattctacgtaggatTGCTGTCGAAGGCGCACGAATCTccaagccaaccattccctgaaagaccccctcctgaaacaatagaaggggaagaggagtacaaagttgaacagatcattgactctaaaCGCCaacaagggaaatggttctacttgatcaaatggaaggggtacggACCGGAAGATAACTCATGGGAGCCagaagaactgttggaacacagccaagaagagatcaagcgattcaaccaagctagactcagaaaggctcgtgacgccgccaagagcctttaa
- a CDS encoding Retrotransposable element Tf2 protein, translating to MLPSEVFANTSEEELEIVTSICDKLREDPLLEPIIRFLTEDADNAPPSICKAYKDYNWEEDLLWYRGKLVVPDSEELKDRLLREFHDSPLAGHPGQQQTLELLSRNYWWPGMKSSAKEWVECCPICQSNRCAHNPVIALKPLEVPPFPFHTISYNFITGFPRSDGYNAILVVIDLFSKFGHFIPTTKKVSAKGLANLFVTHVWKLHGLPGLVPTIGGPTILLLGLPPQIRRTNGTTDHSDWAKWLPLAEYAYNNAKHAATGKTPFELVYGRNPVMSPSTVPANVPEADLVADTLAQEWKEAESALRMTKERMAGTKGVIPEYSVGEKVWLDRKNVELRTNSNKLDPKRLGPFEVTEKISSHAYQGEEEYEVEQILDSKRQQGKWVYLIKWKGYGPEDNSWEPKELLENSQEEIQRFNKLRLKKACDSAKSL from the exons ATGCTGCCTTCAGAAGTTTTTGCaaacacgtcagaagaggaactcgAGATTGTCACAAGTATTTGTGACAAACTCAGGGAAGATCCATTGCTAGAACCAATCATCAGGTTCCTCACGGAAGACGCAGACAACGCCCCTCCGTCTATTTGCAAAGCTTATAAAGACtacaattgggaagaggatttgctatggtaccgcggaaagctagtggtcccagactcagaagaaCTCAAGGATCGActcctcagggaattccatgactcccccctggcaggacatcctggacaacaacaaaccctaGAACTACTCAGCCGTAActattggtggccaggaatgaagtcttCTGCgaaggaatgggttgaatgttGCCCCATCTGCCAATCCAACCGTTGCGCCCACAACCCAGTAATAGCTCTAAAACCTTTAGAAGTCCCCCCGTTCCCATTCCATACAATTTCCTACAACTTCATCACGGGTTTTCCCAGATCTGATGGATACAACGCAATATTGGTAGTCATAGACTTGTTTTCAAAATTtgggcacttcatcccaactacCAAAAAGGTGTCGGCCAAGGGCTTAGCAAATCTCTTTGTCACCCATGTTTGGAAACTCCACGGCCTCCCG GGCCTTGTACCAACAATTGGGGGTCcaaccatccttctccttggcctaccaccccaaatcagacggacaaacggaacaa CGGATCACTCAGACTGGGCAAAATGGCTACCCCTTGCGGAATAtgcttacaacaacgccaaacaTGCTGCCACAGGTAAAACCCCATTTGAACtggtttatggaagaaaccctGTGATGAGTCCGTCAACCGTGCcagccaacgtaccagaagcagaccttgtaGCTGATACCCTTGCACAAGAGTGGAAAGAAGCAGAGTCGGCGCTCAGAATGACCAAAGAACGCATGGCAGGGACAAAAGGGGTGATACCGGAATACTCTGTAGGAGAAAAGGTCTGGCTGGACAGAAAGAACGTGGAACTGAGAACAAATTCCAACAAGCTGGATCCCAAGCGGCTGGGACCGTTTGAAGTCACAGAAAAGATTTCCAGTCACGCCTACC aaggggaggaggaatACGAGGTGGAACAAATCCTGGATTCAAAAAGACAACAAGGAAAGTGGGTTTACCtcatcaaatggaagggctatggtcCAGAAGATAACTCCTGGGAACCCAAGGAGCTTCTAGAGAATAgtcaagaagaaatccaacgcttcaacaaattgcgactgaaaaaggcttgtgactccgccaagagcctttaa